From Anopheles coluzzii chromosome 3, AcolN3, whole genome shotgun sequence, the proteins below share one genomic window:
- the LOC120957534 gene encoding zwei Ig domain protein zig-8-like yields the protein MATLRSQYGINIIFLFIVHLNHGITKSLQTFSEEQFLLELSDDRSSSPVTRPPIRNRTPPYLGNLHLGFHQHQQHHHQHSETSENEIYDSDESNLLRTPLDRGPHFDLSASKNITALVGKTAYLNCRVKNIGNKTVSWVRHRDIHLLTVGRFTYTSDQRFQAVHNPQTDDWSLQIRYPQKQDTGVYECQISTTPPVGHSMFLAVVEPITTIVGVPDLYINTGSTVNLTCIVRNSPEPPSTIFWTHNNQEINYDSPRGGVSVITEKGELTTSYLLIQRARTTDSGKYVCSPSNADPSTINVHILNGTVRPPYSLTASRAMTNTTVFARYWKHFRQYLSGLPLLGSPFKRLALPPSQWSLPMSLMVPSIASTAFFLQIHAWTNYCR from the exons GCATTACAAAGTCACTGCAGACCTTTTCGGAGGAACAGTTCCTGCTGGAGTTGAGTGACGATCGCAGCAGTTCACCGGTAACGCGTCCTCCGATACGCAACCGGACACCACCGTACCTTGGCAATCTGCACCTTGGCtttcaccagcaccagcagcaccaccatcagcactCAGAGACGAGCGAGAACGAAATTTACGACTCGGACGAGAGTAATCTGCTCCGGACGCCGCTCGACCGTGGGCCACACTTTGATTTGTCCGCCTCGAAGAACATTACAGCGCTGGTCGGGAAGACGGCCTATCTAAACTGCCGGGTGAAGAACATCGGCAACAAAACg GTGTCCTGGGTGCGGCATCGTGACATTCATCTGTTAACCGTAGGTAGATTCACCTATACGTCTGACCAGCGTTTCCAGGCTGTACATAATCCCCAGACAGACGACTGGTCGCTACAA ATTAGATACCCCCAGAAGCAGGACACGGGCGTGTACGAGTGCCAGATCTCCACTACGCCACCGGTCGGGCACTCAATGTTCCTCGCCGTCGTAG AGCCAATCACCACGATCGTTGGTGTGCCGGATCTGTACATCAACACGGGCTCAACTGTAAATTTAACCTGCATAGTGCGGAACTCGCCCGAGCCTCCTTCAACCATTTTTTGGACCCACAACAATCAG GAGATCAACTACGATTCACCCCGGGGCGGTGTGTCGGTCATAACGGAGAAGGGTGAATTGACGACATCGTACCTGTTAATACAGCGCGCCCGCACCACGGACAGCGGGAAGTACGTATGCTCCCCATCGAACGCCGATCCTTCCACGATCAACGTGCACATCCTGAATGGTACTGTTCGACCGCCCTACTCCCTAACCGCGTCAAGGGCAATGACAAATACGACAGTGTTCGCCCGATACTGGAAACATTTCAGACAGTATTTGTCAGGGCTAccgttgt TGGGCTCCCCGTTCAAGCGGTTAGCATTGCCGCCCAGCCAGTGGAGTTTGCCGATGAGCTTAATGGTGCCGAGTATTGCATCAACAGCATTTTTCCTGCAAATCCACGCGTGGACCAACTACTGTCGGTGA